Proteins encoded in a region of the Prunus persica cultivar Lovell chromosome G4, Prunus_persica_NCBIv2, whole genome shotgun sequence genome:
- the LOC18779057 gene encoding uncharacterized protein LOC18779057 isoform X3 yields the protein MASIQSVFLYNPLLPLRAHHSLSTKTLGTPRNLHFTLARSTKKDVPFTEQEVLQAVADSDERVLPGVRTYENDSACLALVGAVDFEQALTAAAADGGQAADEHISSGMPAMVVETLFPGHSDPHSTVSTRLFLPARKVKEKAGKLRRSITEDMLSTATSRNILSMTFRQVVLQLLWNFELVIFRPGTERNMEDLENPREQVPPSFTLSSSDERIMSVLAEVVCISALENTERQFLEDFMGKTKSNLVRWFRKPKRTVSKDSSVVIYKLFEDEIVENAKSLLKNFNLTKGSFKPVKTKSKYYRWTATALSKLEKIGGPEFSSWTSEHVPAYRLQIDANQHKDVKFEGWRKSAENWCEVFLTHSQMVGLADIIDMYYEDLYTMPDKQLSCGVVANSTNLSNKKMGSFLLRMLSVTLASGIFLITISALGQLGFPYPHKGAKYLREDRSFPSSEVDGALYQSVDAVKLEAFCVSLVKKIKDALGWPGEIKMETDVGAWTGKVPNYLRMVVEDSSNREDMSTFSSSSEKIDEDLKASAQDIASYQVVLSTDGKIVGFQPLSSVAVNHWAANPLAKELYRGRKLSPGLTEPGLKVQRPNEVAVIELLMSVKPDACFALARPVR from the exons ATGGCGTCCATTCAATCTGTCTTTCTCTACAATCCTCTCCTTCCCTTAAGAGCCCATCACTCCCTTTCCACTAAAACCCTCGGAACCCCTCGAAATCTCCATTTTACCCTCGCCCGTTCTACTAAGAAAGATGTCCCATTTACAGAGCAAGAGGTCCTCCAAGCCGTGGCCGATTCCGACGAGAGAGTCCTTCCCGGAGTAAGGACGTACGAGAACGACTCGGCTTGTCTCGCTTTAGTCGGCGCCGTCGACTTCGAGCAGGCTCTGACGGCAGCTGCAGCCGATGGAGGACAAGCCGCCGACGAGCATATCAGCTCGGGCATGCCAGCTATGGTTGTGGAGACCTTGTTCCCGGGCCATTCGGACCCCCACAGCACAGTCTCGACCCGGCTG TTTCTGCCTGCTAGaaaagttaaagaaaaagcTGGTAAACTGAGAAGGTCCATCACAGAAGATATGCTGTCAACCGCTACGTCCAGAAACATACTTTCCATGACATTTAGACAAGTAGTGTTACAACTGCTTTGGAACTTCGAACTGGTTATCTTTAGACCTGGAACAGAAAGGAATATGGAGGATCTGGAGAACCCAAGAGAG CAGGTCCCTCCATCCTTCACCCTTAGTTCATCGGATGAACGGATTATGTCTGTGCTCGCAGAAGTTGTGTGCATATCTGCTCTTGAAAACACTGAAAGACAATTTCTTGAAGATTTCATGGGCAAAACTAAAAGTAATCTGGTCCGCTGGTTCCGAAAGCCTAAAAGGACTGTATCAAAAGATTCCTCAGTTGTCATATACAAACTATTTGAAGATGAGATAGTTGAAAATGCCAAGAGTTTGCTGAAGaattttaatttaacaaaGGGAAGTTTTAAGCctgtaaaaacaaaatccaagtaCTATCGATGGACAGCAACTGCACTCTCTAAATTGGAAAAGATTGGTGGTCCTGAGTTTAGTTCTTGGACTAGTGAGCATGTTCCTGCTTACCGGCTACAAATTGATGCTAATCAACATAAAGATGTGAAATTTGAAGGCTGGAGAAAATCTGCAGAGAATTGGTGTGAAGTTTTTTTGACACACTCCCAAATg GTTGGATTGGCGGACATAATAGATATGTATTACGAAGATCTTTACACAATGCCGGATAAGCAACTATCATGTGGTGTTGTTGCAAATTCCACTAATTTGTCAAATAAGAAG ATGGGCTCTTTCTTGTTAAGAATGCTATCTGTCACCCTTGCAAGTGGAATTTTTCTCATTACAATCAGTGCCCTTGGCCAACTTGGTTTTCCCTATCCACATAAAGGTGCAAAGTATTTGAGAGAAGACAGGTCTTTTCCATCATCTGAAGTTGATGGTGCACTATATCAGTCGGTGGATGCTGTGAAG TTGGAAGCATTTTGCGTCTCACTTgtcaaaaagataaaagatgcCCTGGGTTGGCCGGGTGAGATCAAGATGGAAACAGATGTGGGTGCTTGGACTGGTAAAGTACCAAATTACTTGAGGATGGTAGTTGAAGATTCGTCCAACAGGGAAGACATGTcaactttttcttcctcttcagaGAAAATTGATGAAGACTTGAAAGCATCAGCACAAGATATCGCTAGTTATCAG GTGGTTCTGTCGACCGATGGTAAGATAGTGGGCTTCCAACCTTTGAGCAGTGTGGCTGTTAACCATTGGGCTGCCAATCCCTTAGCAAAAGAATTATATAGAGGGCGAAAACTTTCACCTG GTTTAACAGAACCGGGTCTTAAGGTCCAGCGTCCAAATGAGGTTGCTGTCATAGAGTTGTTGATGTCAGTAAAGCCAGATGCCTGTTTTGCTTTGGCCAGGCCAGTTCGATAA
- the LOC18780693 gene encoding transcription elongation factor 1 homolog yields MGKRKSSAKPPPKKRMDKLDTVFSCPFCSHGTSVECRIDMKNLIGEASCRICQESFSTTITALSEPIDVYSEWIDECERVNNLEDDGDGA; encoded by the exons ATGGGGAAGAGGAAGTCATCGGCAAAGCCGCCTCCTAAGAAGCGGATGGACAAGCTTGACACCGTCTTCAGCTGTCCCTTCTGCAGCCATGGCACCAGTGTTGAATGCCGCAT TGACATGAAGAACTTGATTGGGGAAGCTTCTTGCAGAATATGCCAAGAGAGCTTCAGCACTACTATCACAG CTTTATCTGAACCAATAGACGT CTACAGTGAATGGATCGATGAATGTGAGAGAGTTAACAACCTCGAAGATGATGGTGACGGTGCTTAG
- the LOC18781166 gene encoding transcription factor VOZ1, which yields MRKGSKSNCKSASHKLFKDKAKNRVDDLQGMFMDLLFARKESRSTDAVLLEEQVHQMLREWKAELNEPSPASSLQQGGSLGSFSSDICRLLQLCEEEDDATSPLAAPKPEPNDQNLQVGESFVFREGFTVNQGQHELGFPLADQCKSSPSGVHNAAANNLEGNNHLDYHQYELHQEFEHNFYTCFNSTALSGEDALPHVSTYLPSICPPPSAFLGPKCALWDCPRPAQGLDWWQYYCSSFHAALALNEGPPGMGPVLRPGGIGLKDGLLFAALSAKAQGKDVGIPECEGAATAKSPWNAPELFDLLVLEGEIIREWLFFDKPRRAFESGNRKQRSLPDYNGRGWHESRKQVMNEFGGLKRSYYMDPQPLNHFEWHLYEYEINKCDACALYRLELKLVDGKKNSKGKLTNESVADLQKQMGRLSAEFPSDNKRCVKGRAKANEKVGVGNVYYTPNRGGTTNGTFDYGIGAPYDYLVENVNGYYLT from the exons ATGAGGAAGGGTTCCAAGAGTAATTGCAAGTCTGCTTCTCATAAGCTTTTCAAGGACAAAGCAAAGAACCGTGTGGATGACTTGCAGGGAATGTTCATGGACCTCCTATTCGCCAGAAAGGAGAGCCGCTCCACTGATGCTGTCCTCCTCGAAGAACAAGTCCATCAGATGCTGCGCGAATGGAAAGCCGAGCTAAATGAGCCCTCACCAGCTTCTTCCCTGCAGCAA GGCGGCAGTCTTGGTTCGTTCTCTTCAGACATTTGCCGGCTGTTGCAGCTTtgtgaagaggaagatgatgccACTAGTCCATTAGCTGCACCGAAGCCTGAGCCTAATGATCAAAATTTGCAAGTTGGAGAAAGTTTTGTCTTTCGTGAG GGATTTACTGTGAATCAAGGGCAACATGAACTTGGCTTCCCGTTGGCTGATCAGTGCAAAAGCTCCCCTTCGGGAGTTCACAATGCTGCTGCTAACAATTTGGAAGGGAATAATCATTTGGACTATCATCAGTATGAATTGCATCAAGAGTTTGAGCACAACTTCTATACTTGTTTTAATAGCACAGCTTTGAGTGGGGAAGATGCGTTGCCTCATGTTTCTACTTATCTACCAAGTATTTGCCCTCCACCCTCTGCTTTCTTGGGCCCAAAATGTGCACTTTGGGATTGCCCAAGGCCTGCTCAAGGATTGGACTGGTGGCAATACTACTGCAGTAGCTTTCATGCTGCTTTAGCATTGAATGAAGGACCACCTGGCATGGGTCCGGTCCTTAGACCTGGGGGCATTGGCCTGAAGGATGGCCTACTTTTTGCTGCTCTTAGTGCGAAGGCACAAGGAAAAGATGTCGGTATTCCTGAGTGTGAGGGAGCTGCTACTGCAAAGTCTCCATGGAATGCACCTG AACTCTTTGATCTTTTGGTTCTTGAGGGCGAGATAATTAGGGAGTGGCTCTTTTTTGATAAGCCTCGAAGAGCTTTTGAGAGTGGTAACAGAAAGCAGAGGTCATTGCCAGATTACAATGGACGAGGTTGGCATGAGTCGAGGAAGCAAGTGATGAATGAATTTGGAGGGCTGAAGAGATCCTACTATATGGATCCTCAACCCCTGAACCATTTTGAGTGGCACCTTTACGAATATGAGATCAACAAGTGTGATGCTTGTGCCTTGTATAGATTGGAACTGAAACTTGTTGATGGGAAGAAGAATTCCAAGGGGAAGCTAACTAATGAGTCAGTAGCTGATCTGCAGAAGCAGATGGGAAGGCTTTCTGCCGAGTTCCCCTCGGATAACAAGCGCTGTGTCAAGGGCAGGGCCAAAGCTAATGAGAAGGTTGGTGTTGGAAATGTCTATTACACTCCAAATCGAGGGGGAACAACAAATGGGACATTTGACTATGGGATTGGTGCACCATACGACTATCTTGTCGAAAATGTCAACGGCTACTATCTAACTTAA
- the LOC18779057 gene encoding uncharacterized protein LOC18779057 isoform X4 yields MASIQSVFLYNPLLPLRAHHSLSTKTLGTPRNLHFTLARSTKKDVPFTEQEVLQAVADSDERVLPGVRTYENDSACLALVGAVDFEQALTAAAADGGQAADEHISSGMPAMVVETLFPGHSDPHSTVSTRLFLPARKVKEKAGKLRRSITEDMLSTATSRNILSMTFRQVVLQLLWNFELVIFRPGTERNMEDLENPREVPPSFTLSSSDERIMSVLAEVVCISALENTERQFLEDFMGKTKSNLVRWFRKPKRTVSKDSSVVIYKLFEDEIVENAKSLLKNFNLTKGSFKPVKTKSKYYRWTATALSKLEKIGGPEFSSWTSEHVPAYRLQIDANQHKDVKFEGWRKSAENWCEVFLTHSQMVGLADIIDMYYEDLYTMPDKQLSCGVVANSTNLSNKKMGSFLLRMLSVTLASGIFLITISALGQLGFPYPHKGAKYLREDRSFPSSEVDGALYQSVDAVKLEAFCVSLVKKIKDALGWPGEIKMETDVGAWTGKVPNYLRMVVEDSSNREDMSTFSSSSEKIDEDLKASAQDIASYQVVLSTDGKIVGFQPLSSVAVNHWAANPLAKELYRGRKLSPGLTEPGLKVQRPNEVAVIELLMSVKPDACFALARPVR; encoded by the exons ATGGCGTCCATTCAATCTGTCTTTCTCTACAATCCTCTCCTTCCCTTAAGAGCCCATCACTCCCTTTCCACTAAAACCCTCGGAACCCCTCGAAATCTCCATTTTACCCTCGCCCGTTCTACTAAGAAAGATGTCCCATTTACAGAGCAAGAGGTCCTCCAAGCCGTGGCCGATTCCGACGAGAGAGTCCTTCCCGGAGTAAGGACGTACGAGAACGACTCGGCTTGTCTCGCTTTAGTCGGCGCCGTCGACTTCGAGCAGGCTCTGACGGCAGCTGCAGCCGATGGAGGACAAGCCGCCGACGAGCATATCAGCTCGGGCATGCCAGCTATGGTTGTGGAGACCTTGTTCCCGGGCCATTCGGACCCCCACAGCACAGTCTCGACCCGGCTG TTTCTGCCTGCTAGaaaagttaaagaaaaagcTGGTAAACTGAGAAGGTCCATCACAGAAGATATGCTGTCAACCGCTACGTCCAGAAACATACTTTCCATGACATTTAGACAAGTAGTGTTACAACTGCTTTGGAACTTCGAACTGGTTATCTTTAGACCTGGAACAGAAAGGAATATGGAGGATCTGGAGAACCCAAGAGAG GTCCCTCCATCCTTCACCCTTAGTTCATCGGATGAACGGATTATGTCTGTGCTCGCAGAAGTTGTGTGCATATCTGCTCTTGAAAACACTGAAAGACAATTTCTTGAAGATTTCATGGGCAAAACTAAAAGTAATCTGGTCCGCTGGTTCCGAAAGCCTAAAAGGACTGTATCAAAAGATTCCTCAGTTGTCATATACAAACTATTTGAAGATGAGATAGTTGAAAATGCCAAGAGTTTGCTGAAGaattttaatttaacaaaGGGAAGTTTTAAGCctgtaaaaacaaaatccaagtaCTATCGATGGACAGCAACTGCACTCTCTAAATTGGAAAAGATTGGTGGTCCTGAGTTTAGTTCTTGGACTAGTGAGCATGTTCCTGCTTACCGGCTACAAATTGATGCTAATCAACATAAAGATGTGAAATTTGAAGGCTGGAGAAAATCTGCAGAGAATTGGTGTGAAGTTTTTTTGACACACTCCCAAATg GTTGGATTGGCGGACATAATAGATATGTATTACGAAGATCTTTACACAATGCCGGATAAGCAACTATCATGTGGTGTTGTTGCAAATTCCACTAATTTGTCAAATAAGAAG ATGGGCTCTTTCTTGTTAAGAATGCTATCTGTCACCCTTGCAAGTGGAATTTTTCTCATTACAATCAGTGCCCTTGGCCAACTTGGTTTTCCCTATCCACATAAAGGTGCAAAGTATTTGAGAGAAGACAGGTCTTTTCCATCATCTGAAGTTGATGGTGCACTATATCAGTCGGTGGATGCTGTGAAG TTGGAAGCATTTTGCGTCTCACTTgtcaaaaagataaaagatgcCCTGGGTTGGCCGGGTGAGATCAAGATGGAAACAGATGTGGGTGCTTGGACTGGTAAAGTACCAAATTACTTGAGGATGGTAGTTGAAGATTCGTCCAACAGGGAAGACATGTcaactttttcttcctcttcagaGAAAATTGATGAAGACTTGAAAGCATCAGCACAAGATATCGCTAGTTATCAG GTGGTTCTGTCGACCGATGGTAAGATAGTGGGCTTCCAACCTTTGAGCAGTGTGGCTGTTAACCATTGGGCTGCCAATCCCTTAGCAAAAGAATTATATAGAGGGCGAAAACTTTCACCTG GTTTAACAGAACCGGGTCTTAAGGTCCAGCGTCCAAATGAGGTTGCTGTCATAGAGTTGTTGATGTCAGTAAAGCCAGATGCCTGTTTTGCTTTGGCCAGGCCAGTTCGATAA
- the LOC18779862 gene encoding anthocyanidin 3-O-glucoside 2''-O-glucosyltransferase, producing the protein MTDQTLHIAMYPWFGMGHLTSFLHISNKLAERGHRISFFSPSKVQQKLEAFNLHSHRISFIPIDVPHVDGLPPGTETTADVPFPLHSLLVTAMDLTRPAIEQALCELRPNFVFFDFTHWLPELLHKLDIGIKSVHYCTISPATVGFLISPERKLFEKSLTEADLMEPPPSFPASSIKLQTHEARALVGATLMEYGRGVTFLERQMGSFSNCDAIAFKTCREMEGPYCDYVETQFGKPVILAGPVVPESPTTELDEKWAKWFDGFEAKTVIYCAFGSECILNKAQFQELLLGFELTGLPFFAALKPPMGVESIEAALPEGFEERVQGRGIVHGGWVQQPLILKHPSVGCFVTHCGSGSLSEALMNECRLVLLPNVGDQIINARMMSRDLKVGVEVEKGDEDGVFTTEGVCKAVKTVMDDESEVAKEVRTNHAKWREFFTGKGLENSCLDSFEQKLHQLPQ; encoded by the exons ATGACTGACCAAACCCTTCACATTGCCATGTACCCTTGGTTTGGCATGGGGCACCTGACCTCATTTCTGCACATCTCCAACAAACTTGCTGAAAGAGGCCACAGAATCTCCTTCTTTTCACCATCCAAAGTACAACAAAAGTTGGAGGCTTTTAATCTCCACTCTCATCGCATTTCCTTCATCCCAATCGACGTCCCACATGTGGACGGCCTTCCTCCCGGCACCGAAACCACAGCCGACGTTCCTTTCCCCTTGCACTCTCTCCTCGTGACCGCCATGGACCTCACACGCCCTGCCATTGAACAAGCACTTTGTGAGCTCAGGccaaactttgttttcttcgACTTCACACATTGGCTGCCCGAGTTGTTGCATAAGCTGGATATAGGCATCAAGTCTGTGCATTACTGCACAATTAGTCCTGCAACTGTTGGGTTTCTGATAAGCCCCGAAAGAAAACTTTTCGAAAAATCATTGACAGAAGCTGATCTTATGGAGCCTCCACCATCTTTCCCTGCATCATCAATCAAGCTACAAACCCACGAAGCTCGAGCGCTGGTAGGAGCCACATTGATGGAGTATGGGCGTGGGGTTACATTCCTGGAACGCCAAATGGGCTCTTTTAGCAACTGTGATGCCATTGCTTTCAAAACTTGCAGAGAAATGGAAGGGCCTTATTGTGATTATGTTGAAACCCAGTTTGGAAAGCCAGTGATTCTTGCAGGGCCGGTGGTGCCAGAGTCCCCAACTACAGAGTTAGATGAGAAATGGGCAAAATGGTTTGATGGGTTCGAAGCCAAAACCGTGATATACTGCGCGTTTGGCAGTGAATGCATTCTGAACAAGGCTCAGTTCCAGGAATTGCTATTGGGGTTTGAGCTTACCGGTCTGCCGTTCTTCGCAGCCCTGAAGCCACCCATGGGAGTCGAATCGATTGAGGCAGCATTGCCAGAAGGGTTTGAAGAGAGGGTGCAAGGAAGGGGAATTGTTCATGGGGGTTGGGTTCAGCAGCCATTGATATTGAAACACCCTTCTGTGGGGTGCTTTGTGACCCACTGCGGTTCGGGGTCTTTATCGGAGGCTCTGATGAATGAGTGCCGATTGGTGCTGCTGCCAAATGTGGGAGATCAGATCATCAATGCAAGAATGATGAGCAGGGATTTGAAAGTGGGAGTGGAGGTTGAGAAAGGAGATGAAGATGGGGTGTTTACAACGGAGGGTGTCTGCAAGGCTGTGAAAACTGTGATGGATGATGAGAGTGAGGTAGCCAAGGAGGTGAGGACCAACCATGCTAAGTGGAGGGAGTTTTTCACTGGCAAAGGGCTTGAGAACTCTTGCTTAGATAGCTTTGAACAGAAGCTGCATCAA CTGCCTcaatga
- the LOC18779057 gene encoding uncharacterized protein LOC18779057 isoform X2, with the protein MASIQSVFLYNPLLPLRAHHSLSTKTLGTPRNLHFTLARSTKKDVPFTEQEVLQAVADSDERVLPGVRTYENDSACLALVGAVDFEQALTAAAADGGQAADEHISSGMPAMVVETLFPGHSDPHSTVSTRLFLPARKVKEKAGKLRRSITEDMLSTATSRNILSMTFRQVVLQLLWNFELVIFRPGTERNMEDLENPREVPPSFTLSSSDERIMSVLAEVVCISALENTERQFLEDFMGKTKSNLVRWFRKPKRTVSKDSSVVIYKLFEDEIVENAKSLLKNFNLTKGSFKPVKTKSKYYRWTATALSKLEKIGGPEFSSWTSEHVPAYRLQIDANQHKDVKFEGWRKSAENWCEVFLTHSQMVGLADIIDMYYEDLYTMPDKQLSCGVVANSTNLSNKKICSQPRLQLLQMGSFLLRMLSVTLASGIFLITISALGQLGFPYPHKGAKYLREDRSFPSSEVDGALYQSVDAVKLEAFCVSLVKKIKDALGWPGEIKMETDVGAWTGKVPNYLRMVVEDSSNREDMSTFSSSSEKIDEDLKASAQDIASYQVVLSTDGKIVGFQPLSSVAVNHWAANPLAKELYRGRKLSPGLTEPGLKVQRPNEVAVIELLMSVKPDACFALARPVR; encoded by the exons ATGGCGTCCATTCAATCTGTCTTTCTCTACAATCCTCTCCTTCCCTTAAGAGCCCATCACTCCCTTTCCACTAAAACCCTCGGAACCCCTCGAAATCTCCATTTTACCCTCGCCCGTTCTACTAAGAAAGATGTCCCATTTACAGAGCAAGAGGTCCTCCAAGCCGTGGCCGATTCCGACGAGAGAGTCCTTCCCGGAGTAAGGACGTACGAGAACGACTCGGCTTGTCTCGCTTTAGTCGGCGCCGTCGACTTCGAGCAGGCTCTGACGGCAGCTGCAGCCGATGGAGGACAAGCCGCCGACGAGCATATCAGCTCGGGCATGCCAGCTATGGTTGTGGAGACCTTGTTCCCGGGCCATTCGGACCCCCACAGCACAGTCTCGACCCGGCTG TTTCTGCCTGCTAGaaaagttaaagaaaaagcTGGTAAACTGAGAAGGTCCATCACAGAAGATATGCTGTCAACCGCTACGTCCAGAAACATACTTTCCATGACATTTAGACAAGTAGTGTTACAACTGCTTTGGAACTTCGAACTGGTTATCTTTAGACCTGGAACAGAAAGGAATATGGAGGATCTGGAGAACCCAAGAGAG GTCCCTCCATCCTTCACCCTTAGTTCATCGGATGAACGGATTATGTCTGTGCTCGCAGAAGTTGTGTGCATATCTGCTCTTGAAAACACTGAAAGACAATTTCTTGAAGATTTCATGGGCAAAACTAAAAGTAATCTGGTCCGCTGGTTCCGAAAGCCTAAAAGGACTGTATCAAAAGATTCCTCAGTTGTCATATACAAACTATTTGAAGATGAGATAGTTGAAAATGCCAAGAGTTTGCTGAAGaattttaatttaacaaaGGGAAGTTTTAAGCctgtaaaaacaaaatccaagtaCTATCGATGGACAGCAACTGCACTCTCTAAATTGGAAAAGATTGGTGGTCCTGAGTTTAGTTCTTGGACTAGTGAGCATGTTCCTGCTTACCGGCTACAAATTGATGCTAATCAACATAAAGATGTGAAATTTGAAGGCTGGAGAAAATCTGCAGAGAATTGGTGTGAAGTTTTTTTGACACACTCCCAAATg GTTGGATTGGCGGACATAATAGATATGTATTACGAAGATCTTTACACAATGCCGGATAAGCAACTATCATGTGGTGTTGTTGCAAATTCCACTAATTTGTCAAATAAGAAG ATCTGTTCTCAACCCAGATTGCAATTACTGCAG ATGGGCTCTTTCTTGTTAAGAATGCTATCTGTCACCCTTGCAAGTGGAATTTTTCTCATTACAATCAGTGCCCTTGGCCAACTTGGTTTTCCCTATCCACATAAAGGTGCAAAGTATTTGAGAGAAGACAGGTCTTTTCCATCATCTGAAGTTGATGGTGCACTATATCAGTCGGTGGATGCTGTGAAG TTGGAAGCATTTTGCGTCTCACTTgtcaaaaagataaaagatgcCCTGGGTTGGCCGGGTGAGATCAAGATGGAAACAGATGTGGGTGCTTGGACTGGTAAAGTACCAAATTACTTGAGGATGGTAGTTGAAGATTCGTCCAACAGGGAAGACATGTcaactttttcttcctcttcagaGAAAATTGATGAAGACTTGAAAGCATCAGCACAAGATATCGCTAGTTATCAG GTGGTTCTGTCGACCGATGGTAAGATAGTGGGCTTCCAACCTTTGAGCAGTGTGGCTGTTAACCATTGGGCTGCCAATCCCTTAGCAAAAGAATTATATAGAGGGCGAAAACTTTCACCTG GTTTAACAGAACCGGGTCTTAAGGTCCAGCGTCCAAATGAGGTTGCTGTCATAGAGTTGTTGATGTCAGTAAAGCCAGATGCCTGTTTTGCTTTGGCCAGGCCAGTTCGATAA
- the LOC18779057 gene encoding uncharacterized protein LOC18779057 isoform X1, which yields MASIQSVFLYNPLLPLRAHHSLSTKTLGTPRNLHFTLARSTKKDVPFTEQEVLQAVADSDERVLPGVRTYENDSACLALVGAVDFEQALTAAAADGGQAADEHISSGMPAMVVETLFPGHSDPHSTVSTRLFLPARKVKEKAGKLRRSITEDMLSTATSRNILSMTFRQVVLQLLWNFELVIFRPGTERNMEDLENPREQVPPSFTLSSSDERIMSVLAEVVCISALENTERQFLEDFMGKTKSNLVRWFRKPKRTVSKDSSVVIYKLFEDEIVENAKSLLKNFNLTKGSFKPVKTKSKYYRWTATALSKLEKIGGPEFSSWTSEHVPAYRLQIDANQHKDVKFEGWRKSAENWCEVFLTHSQMVGLADIIDMYYEDLYTMPDKQLSCGVVANSTNLSNKKICSQPRLQLLQMGSFLLRMLSVTLASGIFLITISALGQLGFPYPHKGAKYLREDRSFPSSEVDGALYQSVDAVKLEAFCVSLVKKIKDALGWPGEIKMETDVGAWTGKVPNYLRMVVEDSSNREDMSTFSSSSEKIDEDLKASAQDIASYQVVLSTDGKIVGFQPLSSVAVNHWAANPLAKELYRGRKLSPGLTEPGLKVQRPNEVAVIELLMSVKPDACFALARPVR from the exons ATGGCGTCCATTCAATCTGTCTTTCTCTACAATCCTCTCCTTCCCTTAAGAGCCCATCACTCCCTTTCCACTAAAACCCTCGGAACCCCTCGAAATCTCCATTTTACCCTCGCCCGTTCTACTAAGAAAGATGTCCCATTTACAGAGCAAGAGGTCCTCCAAGCCGTGGCCGATTCCGACGAGAGAGTCCTTCCCGGAGTAAGGACGTACGAGAACGACTCGGCTTGTCTCGCTTTAGTCGGCGCCGTCGACTTCGAGCAGGCTCTGACGGCAGCTGCAGCCGATGGAGGACAAGCCGCCGACGAGCATATCAGCTCGGGCATGCCAGCTATGGTTGTGGAGACCTTGTTCCCGGGCCATTCGGACCCCCACAGCACAGTCTCGACCCGGCTG TTTCTGCCTGCTAGaaaagttaaagaaaaagcTGGTAAACTGAGAAGGTCCATCACAGAAGATATGCTGTCAACCGCTACGTCCAGAAACATACTTTCCATGACATTTAGACAAGTAGTGTTACAACTGCTTTGGAACTTCGAACTGGTTATCTTTAGACCTGGAACAGAAAGGAATATGGAGGATCTGGAGAACCCAAGAGAG CAGGTCCCTCCATCCTTCACCCTTAGTTCATCGGATGAACGGATTATGTCTGTGCTCGCAGAAGTTGTGTGCATATCTGCTCTTGAAAACACTGAAAGACAATTTCTTGAAGATTTCATGGGCAAAACTAAAAGTAATCTGGTCCGCTGGTTCCGAAAGCCTAAAAGGACTGTATCAAAAGATTCCTCAGTTGTCATATACAAACTATTTGAAGATGAGATAGTTGAAAATGCCAAGAGTTTGCTGAAGaattttaatttaacaaaGGGAAGTTTTAAGCctgtaaaaacaaaatccaagtaCTATCGATGGACAGCAACTGCACTCTCTAAATTGGAAAAGATTGGTGGTCCTGAGTTTAGTTCTTGGACTAGTGAGCATGTTCCTGCTTACCGGCTACAAATTGATGCTAATCAACATAAAGATGTGAAATTTGAAGGCTGGAGAAAATCTGCAGAGAATTGGTGTGAAGTTTTTTTGACACACTCCCAAATg GTTGGATTGGCGGACATAATAGATATGTATTACGAAGATCTTTACACAATGCCGGATAAGCAACTATCATGTGGTGTTGTTGCAAATTCCACTAATTTGTCAAATAAGAAG ATCTGTTCTCAACCCAGATTGCAATTACTGCAG ATGGGCTCTTTCTTGTTAAGAATGCTATCTGTCACCCTTGCAAGTGGAATTTTTCTCATTACAATCAGTGCCCTTGGCCAACTTGGTTTTCCCTATCCACATAAAGGTGCAAAGTATTTGAGAGAAGACAGGTCTTTTCCATCATCTGAAGTTGATGGTGCACTATATCAGTCGGTGGATGCTGTGAAG TTGGAAGCATTTTGCGTCTCACTTgtcaaaaagataaaagatgcCCTGGGTTGGCCGGGTGAGATCAAGATGGAAACAGATGTGGGTGCTTGGACTGGTAAAGTACCAAATTACTTGAGGATGGTAGTTGAAGATTCGTCCAACAGGGAAGACATGTcaactttttcttcctcttcagaGAAAATTGATGAAGACTTGAAAGCATCAGCACAAGATATCGCTAGTTATCAG GTGGTTCTGTCGACCGATGGTAAGATAGTGGGCTTCCAACCTTTGAGCAGTGTGGCTGTTAACCATTGGGCTGCCAATCCCTTAGCAAAAGAATTATATAGAGGGCGAAAACTTTCACCTG GTTTAACAGAACCGGGTCTTAAGGTCCAGCGTCCAAATGAGGTTGCTGTCATAGAGTTGTTGATGTCAGTAAAGCCAGATGCCTGTTTTGCTTTGGCCAGGCCAGTTCGATAA